Part of the Carcharodon carcharias isolate sCarCar2 chromosome 20, sCarCar2.pri, whole genome shotgun sequence genome is shown below.
tgtgggtagagtcagtgataggggagagtgtacatgggggtgtgggaggggattaaatgtgtgggtagagtcagtgataggggagagtgtacatgggggtgtgggaggggattaaatgtgtgggtagagtcagtgataggagagagtgtacatgggagtgtgggaggggattaaatgggtgggtagagtcagtgataggggagagtgtacatggggctgtgggaggggattaaatgtgtgggtagagtcagtgataggggagagtgtacatgggggtgtgggaggggattaaatgtgtgggtagagtcagtgataggggagagtgtacatgggggtgtgggaggggattaaatgtgtgggtagagtcagtgataggggagagtgtacatgggggtgtgggaggggattaaatgtgtgggtagagtcagtgataggggagagtgtacatggggctgtgggaggagagtgaatgggtgggtagagtcagtgatagggggagagtgtacatggggatgtgggaggggattaaatgggtgggtagagtcagtgatagggagagtgtacatggggctgcaGGTAGAAAGTAACCATTATTGAGTGATCAGTTGGAATTCCAGTCTAACCAGCAGCTGAATTGCAGACCATGAGGTGAAAGAGTAAATTCAACCTAACAAGAGGGAGCTTGCCAATAAAATTTTGATTCATTTCCAGGAGTTTCAATGCAGCCTGCTTTCTGCAAGGGCTGATCTGCTCAATGTTAAGTGCCTGCAGACAGCAGTCATGTTAACTCAAGCTGAGGTCTTGAAATAGTTTCCTGACTGTATCCAGGCAGTTCAATCCATTAAATCTTGTTGCAGTTTTACTGGAAATATCCAGGATTGTTACTGGCAATTCTCACTTCCTGAGCCCTGGAACCAGTTCCAGAAGcaagtgtctgtctgtctgtaagttAGGTTCCCCGGGTAATGCCCATTCTTGGGGTACAAGGTTCCTGGGTAATACCCATtcttggggtacagggtcccTTGTGTAGATGTTTACCCAGTGTCGATCTACACTCTGGGATCTTACCCAAGGATAGACTCCCGATGGGAGAATCTGTGACTTGAGATTCCCTTTGAATCTATCAAACCTGTTTTTCCTGAAAATCCAAAATTTTCTGATGATTTTTCGAATAGGAATCATTTCTCCGATCTCGGTTGTGTGAAATCAGGCTAGCCACTTCCCTGTGGAACGAAGGTTAttccaggagagagagcagagtccgTGTATGACGATGGTCTCAGTGCGGGGTGTGTTAGTGGACTCTGTACACACTGGCTGACGGCCAACTACACACTTGGTGCgggctgggggtgtggtggtggttagACACTGACATTTCGCTGCTGCAGCATAGCGCCCACTGTTGTTCAGGACACCCGAGCCTAGTAGGATGGGTTCTGCTGCTTTATTGGTGTGAACCGGAGTGCTCTACCTCAGCAGAACAGCCGTTTTATTGGTCTCTGACTCGTGGCAAATGAAGGCGAGAGGCCAGGTTACGAGTGACCTCACTGGTTCATGCGTCAGAATGACAAAGCAGTCAGGCTGAGCTGTGATTTAGATTAACAGGGTGAAGGTGTGGAGAGGGTATAGGGCTGAGCACAGTGATGCTGACAGGGGTATCTGTActctccccagctccctcacacagatAGCCCAGAAACATCCCCACTGCTCTATAAACTTCTGATCATTAAATAGCTAATCCCGCCAAACTCGGATAGCAGGTTCAAACAGCAGTGAGGACACCAGCGTGTGATCAGATCATTTTATTGATGTTAGCACAAGGCAAACACTTGGAATATAAcacatgaaaaatagaaaaaataaatatttctatAAATAAATTAAACCGTTTTCATGGAAAACTGATGTTAATATTAGACCACTGGACACGATGAAGAGCAGGGTACATATCGTTAAAAAATAAACTTTTACAATAAATAATTTGATATATTACAGTAACACCATATTGCAACATACAGTTGGTCAGACTAAACCGATCTGGTGAAGACTCGAGCACCATAACTCCAGCTGCAGGTTAATAAGTGGAGGAATCAGATCTTTAGgattctcttccccccaccccagagagagagggggtagaggtggtggggggggggggggggggggggggaggaggaggtggggtggggggggggggggttgttgacAGCCCTTTGCCCTCCCAGACAGACGCATGCAGTGCCGGGGATGAGAAAGTGTCTGTGCCAGGACTGCCTACAAGGCCAGTAACGTGGGGGAGTTGAGGGAGTCCGACGAATGTTCACTGCCGCTTCCTGGGTGGATGATGGAGCCGCAGCCAGAAATCTCCGGGTAGCTGAAAGCGAAGGAGGACGAATAGGATCCGCTGGGGGTCTCAGGCAGGACAGGTGTACATAAAGGCTCACAGTCGGCAGGCAGCGAGGAATAGAGGGGCTCCCAGTCAGCCAGGCCGATTAAATCCACATCAGGCACCGACCTCCCCGAGTCCAGGCTGCTCACGAAGTCGGGGGCCGGGGCTGGGGGGGTTGCAGCCGCTTCCGAGTGGACAGTCTGGGTGCTGGCGGTGGGGAGGCTCTGGGCTTCTGGCTCTGGGACCCTGCACACGGGCCGGTGAGCGGCCAAAATAAATTCCAGTTTCTCTTTCTCCTTCAGGAGATCCGCAATCTCCGTCTCCAGAACCGATTTCTCTCCCTCCAACTTCTCTGTCTCCTGTGGGGAACAAACCGGAGTGAGACCAGCCGCACAGAGTGACCCCCATCCCCATGTCCCTGTCCAGCCGGAGTGAGACCAGCCGCACAGAGTGACCCCCATCCCCATGTCCAGCCGGAGTGAGACCAGCCGCACAGAGTGACCCCCATCCCCATGTCCAGCCGGAGTGAGACCAGCCGCACAGAGTGACCCCAATCCCCATGTCCAGCCGGAGTGAGACCAGCCGCACAGAGTGACCCCCATCCCCATGTCCCTGTCCAGCCGGAGTGAGACCAGCCGCACAGAGTGACCCCCATCCCCATGTCCAGCCGGAGTGAGACCAGCCGCACAGAGTGACCCCCATCCCCATGTCCAGCCGGAGTGAGACCAGCCGCACAGAGTGACCCCAATCCCCATGTCCAGCCGGAGTGAGACCAGCCGCACAGAGTGACCCCCATCCCCATGTCCCTGTCCAGCCGGAGTGAGACCAGCCGCACAGAGTGACCCCCATCCCCATGTCCAGCCGGAGTGAGACCAGCCGCACAGAGTGACCCCCATCCCCATGTCCAGCCGGAGTGAGACCAGCCGCAAAGAGTGACCCCAATCCCCATGTCCAGCCGGAGTGAGACCAGCCGCACAGAGTGACCCCCATCCCCATGTCCCTGTCCAGCCGGAGTGAGACCAGCCGCACAGagtgacccccatccccatccccatgaaCCCAATCCCCATGTCCAGCTGGAGTGAGACCAGCCGCACAGAGTGACCCCAATCCCCATGTCCAGCCGGAGTGAGACCAGCCGCACAGAGTGACCCCCATCCCCATGTCCAGCCGGAGTGAGACCAGCCGCACAGAGTGACCCCCATCCCCATGTCCCTGTCCAGCCGGAGTGAGACCAGCCGCACAGAGTGACCCCCATCCCCATGTCCCTGTCCAGCCGGAGTGAGACCAGCCGCACAGagtgacccccatccccatccctgtccagcccccaaatcccccctcacccccaccccccgcggaACCCCCAGGACACACTCACCGTTTGCAGGCTATCGGTCAGCTCCCTCCTCCTGTTGCGACATTTGGCTGCGGCTAGTTTGTTCCGCTCCCTCCGGACCTTCCGCTTCTCCTCATCCTCAGGACTTANNNNNNNNNNNNNagctcctgacctcattacagccttggttcaaacatggacaaaagagctgagctcctgaggtgaggtgagagtgactgcccttgacatcaaggccgcatttgactgagtgtggcatcaaggagccctacaaaactggagtcaatgggaatcagggggaaaactctccactggatggagacatacccagcacaaaggaagatggttgtggttgttggaggtcagtcatctcagctcaggacatcactgcaggagttcctcaggtagtgtcctcggcccaaccatcatcagctgccttcatcgatgaccttccttccatcataaggtcagaagtggggatgttcactgatgattgcacaatgttcagcaccattcgcaactcctcagatactgaagcagtccatgtccaaatgcagcaagacctgaacaat
Proteins encoded:
- the LOC121292393 gene encoding proto-oncogene c-Fos-like; translated protein: MENKEMVEELNTPEDEEKRKVRRERNKLAAAKCRNRRRELTDSLQTETEKLEGEKSVLETEIADLLKEKEKLEFILAAHRPVCRVPEPEAQSLPTASTQTVHSEAAATPPAPAPDFVSSLDSGRSVPDVDLIGLADWEPLYSSLPADCEPLCTPVLPETPSGSYSSSFAFSYPEISGCGSIIHPGSGSEHSSDSLNSPTLLAL